In Pseudomonas poae, a single genomic region encodes these proteins:
- a CDS encoding response regulator transcription factor, translating to MTGCIIIADDHPMFREGMLRTVQRLLPEAVVHEAGDLDTVRALIQDAGEVDTLILDLRFPGLTCMSQLAELRQQLRRTTLIVVSMVDDPAVIEHVMALGADGFIGKNIAPDEIGQALLAIRDGEVLVKFAPSGLLPLDTHTLTARQQDVLRLIAQGKTNKEIAKALDISPFTVRIHVSSLLRALDVPSRAAAAVKYSGVV from the coding sequence ATGACCGGCTGCATCATCATTGCCGACGACCACCCAATGTTTCGCGAGGGCATGCTGCGCACCGTGCAACGCCTGCTGCCCGAGGCCGTGGTACACGAGGCCGGCGACCTGGACACGGTGCGAGCGCTGATCCAGGACGCCGGCGAAGTCGACACGTTGATCCTCGACCTGCGCTTTCCCGGCCTGACGTGCATGAGCCAATTGGCCGAACTGCGTCAGCAACTACGGCGCACCACCTTGATCGTAGTGTCGATGGTGGACGACCCGGCGGTGATCGAGCACGTGATGGCTTTGGGAGCCGACGGCTTTATCGGCAAAAACATCGCGCCCGATGAGATTGGCCAGGCGCTGCTGGCCATCCGCGACGGTGAGGTGCTGGTCAAGTTCGCCCCGTCGGGCCTGTTGCCGCTGGATACCCACACACTGACCGCGCGGCAGCAGGATGTGTTGCGGTTGATTGCCCAGGGCAAGACGAACAAAGAGATTGCAAAGGCCCTGGATATCTCGCCATTTACGGTGCGGATTCATGTGTCGTCGCTGTTGCGCGCGTTGGATGTGCCGTCGAGGGCGGCGGCAGCTGTTAAGTATTCGGGAGTGGTTTGA
- a CDS encoding GNAT family N-acetyltransferase: protein MLHIKRATPHDAIAAFDIRRQAIRSQCIGAYTTEQMALWTRGKAEDGYDALMDKPFYLGWVNDEPVATGMLDLDNNEVGALFVLPGFTGRGYGKAMLDHLENVARELAIEEVVLDATLNAASFYRRHGYTGDEQAVYHSPSGLQLACIPMTKRIS from the coding sequence ATGCTCCACATCAAACGCGCAACACCGCACGACGCCATAGCTGCTTTTGACATACGCCGCCAAGCCATTCGCAGCCAATGCATCGGTGCCTATACGACCGAGCAAATGGCGTTATGGACGCGTGGTAAGGCCGAGGACGGCTACGACGCACTCATGGACAAACCGTTTTACCTGGGCTGGGTAAACGACGAACCCGTCGCCACCGGCATGCTCGACCTCGACAACAACGAAGTCGGCGCGTTGTTTGTATTGCCCGGCTTCACCGGGCGTGGGTATGGCAAGGCGATGCTCGATCACTTGGAAAACGTTGCGCGGGAACTGGCGATTGAAGAGGTGGTGTTGGATGCGACGTTGAATGCTGCGAGTTTCTATCGCAGGCACGGATATACGGGGGATGAACAGGCGGTTTATCACTCGCCCTCGGGATTGCAGCTGGCGTGTATCCCGATGACAAAGCGGATTTCCTGA
- a CDS encoding copper chaperone PCu(A)C has protein sequence MTAVQHLKRLTFGLALLGLAAHASAQVLVSDAWVRATVPGQPSSGAFMTVTADSDSKLLSVASPVAKDVQIHEMSMKDDVMRMGPVDSVALPAGKAVTLDPNGYHVMLMGLTGQIKEGDQVPLTLTVENAKGEKQSIEVKAPARALNGMDHSKMH, from the coding sequence ATGACTGCCGTTCAACACCTCAAGCGTCTCACCTTCGGCCTAGCCCTGCTCGGCCTCGCCGCACACGCCAGCGCCCAGGTGCTCGTCAGCGATGCGTGGGTTCGCGCCACCGTGCCGGGCCAGCCGTCCAGCGGTGCGTTCATGACCGTCACCGCCGACAGCGACAGCAAACTGCTCAGCGTGGCGTCGCCCGTGGCCAAGGACGTGCAAATCCATGAAATGAGCATGAAGGACGACGTGATGCGCATGGGCCCGGTGGACTCGGTCGCCCTGCCCGCCGGCAAGGCCGTGACCCTCGACCCCAACGGCTACCACGTGATGCTGATGGGCCTGACCGGCCAGATCAAGGAAGGCGACCAGGTGCCGCTGACCCTCACCGTGGAAAACGCCAAGGGCGAAAAACAGTCGATTGAAGTCAAAGCCCCAGCCCGCGCCCTCAACGGCATGGACCACAGCAAAATGCATTGA
- a CDS encoding SCO family protein gives MSTLFTRRKVLTGMSLLGLGLLAGCDNSPRLNFKYGKDLSDKIMGRTFKLKNTEGETVTLSSYRGLMPVVFFGFTQCPAVCPTTLARAAQAKKLMGRDGKIMQVIFITLDPERDTPEILDKYVKAFDPSFQALYGTPEEIAVAAKEFGIFYEKIPAGDTYTLSHTATSFVFDTRGNLRLGLQASLTAKECAEDLLTVMEVC, from the coding sequence ATGAGTACGTTATTCACCCGCCGCAAGGTCCTGACCGGCATGAGCCTGTTGGGTCTGGGCCTGCTGGCCGGTTGTGACAACAGCCCCAGGTTGAACTTCAAGTACGGCAAGGACTTGAGCGACAAGATCATGGGCCGCACCTTCAAACTCAAGAACACCGAAGGCGAGACGGTCACCCTCAGTTCCTACCGTGGCCTGATGCCGGTGGTGTTCTTCGGCTTCACCCAATGCCCGGCCGTGTGCCCGACCACCCTGGCGCGCGCCGCGCAGGCCAAGAAACTGATGGGCCGCGACGGCAAGATCATGCAGGTGATCTTCATCACCCTGGACCCGGAGCGCGACACGCCGGAAATCCTCGACAAGTACGTCAAGGCCTTCGACCCCAGCTTCCAGGCGCTGTACGGCACCCCGGAAGAAATCGCCGTGGCCGCCAAGGAGTTCGGGATCTTTTATGAAAAGATCCCCGCCGGCGACACCTACACCCTGTCCCACACGGCCACCAGCTTCGTATTCGACACCCGTGGCAACCTGCGCCTGGGCCTGCAGGCATCCCTTACCGCTAAAGAGTGCGCAGAAGACCTGCTCACCGTCATGGAGGTCTGCTAA
- a CDS encoding DUF2946 domain-containing protein — translation MKMSHPDRSLIAWALYFCVLMNLFVCGLGHGQMTGQVLNGIGGAFCSVDGKQAPLSDKGLGSPSSSNISNYFACPVCNALTVALVFLVGLAWLLGLGQTPRPAHERRNKAPPRYSWPSANPRASPAL, via the coding sequence ATGAAAATGAGCCACCCCGACCGTTCGCTGATCGCCTGGGCCCTGTACTTCTGCGTGCTGATGAACCTGTTTGTCTGTGGTTTGGGGCATGGTCAGATGACGGGACAGGTGCTCAATGGCATCGGTGGTGCGTTCTGTTCCGTGGACGGTAAGCAGGCGCCACTTTCCGACAAAGGGTTGGGCAGCCCGTCTTCCAGCAACATCTCGAACTACTTTGCTTGCCCAGTTTGCAACGCATTGACCGTTGCGTTGGTGTTTTTGGTCGGCCTGGCCTGGCTGCTTGGCCTCGGACAAACTCCACGCCCAGCCCATGAGCGGCGCAATAAGGCGCCCCCGCGATACTCCTGGCCCTCGGCCAACCCCCGCGCTTCCCCAGCCCTCTGA
- a CDS encoding putative natural product biosynthesis protein — protein MNPVLPAGASRLVSKASRRLRAEPLRPDYPSNSRCFVHLDARLLPHWHSLFDICPALLKLDPPEGLNLFRSFMTWAYRNQPPLDWTYHLNVCRWLLGSTYRAHIDDEPIETFMAAAAARWVDTDDSQAHGVVLAWQGTRVFDWKGVLPSTLEHQALPRSPWDFAWCALGARGEFSEWLPVP, from the coding sequence ATGAACCCTGTATTGCCTGCAGGCGCCAGCCGCCTGGTCAGCAAGGCGTCCCGTCGCTTGCGCGCGGAACCGTTGCGGCCTGACTACCCCAGCAACTCCCGCTGCTTCGTACACCTGGATGCACGCCTGTTGCCGCATTGGCACAGCCTGTTCGATATCTGCCCGGCGCTGCTCAAGCTAGACCCACCCGAAGGCCTGAACCTGTTTCGCAGCTTCATGACCTGGGCCTATCGCAACCAGCCGCCGCTGGATTGGACCTACCACCTGAACGTCTGCCGCTGGCTGCTGGGCTCGACGTACCGCGCCCATATCGATGACGAACCCATCGAGACCTTCATGGCGGCAGCGGCGGCGCGATGGGTCGACACCGATGACAGCCAGGCCCACGGTGTGGTCCTGGCCTGGCAAGGTACACGGGTGTTCGATTGGAAAGGTGTTCTACCCAGCACCCTCGAACACCAGGCACTGCCACGTTCGCCATGGGACTTTGCCTGGTGCGCCTTGGGCGCTCGCGGTGAATTCAGCGAGTGGTTGCCGGTGCCTTGA
- a CDS encoding transcriptional regulator yields MDNDEIIRRSQAACDALSADDDGLKREVLTHAGNRWSLGIVHVLGVSGRLRHAEIGRRMQGVTQRMLTRTLRQLERDGLVLRHDFQEVPPKVEYELSSLGTELLVHMIPLWTWVVEKGDAFRQARERFDHP; encoded by the coding sequence ATGGATAACGACGAAATCATCCGCCGCTCCCAAGCCGCCTGCGATGCCCTCAGCGCGGATGACGATGGCCTCAAACGCGAGGTGCTCACCCACGCAGGAAACCGCTGGTCGTTGGGCATCGTGCACGTGCTCGGCGTGTCCGGTCGTTTGCGGCACGCCGAGATTGGCCGGCGCATGCAGGGCGTCACCCAGCGCATGTTGACCCGCACGCTGCGCCAGCTGGAACGTGATGGTTTGGTACTGCGCCATGACTTCCAGGAGGTGCCGCCCAAGGTTGAATACGAGCTGTCGAGCCTTGGCACCGAGTTGCTGGTGCACATGATTCCGCTATGGACCTGGGTCGTGGAAAAGGGTGATGCGTTTCGCCAGGCGCGCGAACGGTTTGATCACCCGTAA
- a CDS encoding type 1 glutamine amidotransferase, with the protein MSAQLNGKNVLFITSNSGIERDELLQPLQALRSYGATVTHASIKGGTTQTFVGDTEKDKAVESDVKLSDSVGSDFDALVIPGGTVNADTLRQDPDAQRLINDFVKAGKIVAAICHGPWALIDAGVIEGKTLTSYKSVRIDLENAGAAGWVDAEVKQCTANGWTLITSRTPDDLPAFSEAIAQALAG; encoded by the coding sequence ATGAGTGCGCAACTCAACGGCAAGAACGTTCTGTTCATCACCTCCAACTCCGGCATCGAGCGCGACGAACTGCTCCAGCCCCTGCAAGCGTTGCGCAGCTACGGCGCGACCGTCACCCATGCTTCCATCAAAGGTGGCACAACACAGACCTTCGTCGGCGACACTGAAAAGGACAAAGCCGTCGAGTCCGATGTGAAATTGTCAGACTCCGTGGGCAGCGACTTTGACGCGCTGGTCATCCCTGGAGGGACGGTCAATGCCGATACCCTGCGCCAGGACCCCGACGCGCAACGCTTGATCAACGACTTCGTCAAGGCGGGCAAAATCGTTGCAGCGATCTGCCACGGGCCGTGGGCGCTGATCGATGCGGGCGTGATCGAAGGTAAGACGTTGACCTCCTACAAAAGCGTGCGCATCGACCTGGAAAACGCTGGCGCGGCCGGTTGGGTGGATGCCGAGGTCAAACAATGCACGGCCAATGGCTGGACGTTGATCACCTCGCGTACTCCGGATGATTTACCGGCGTTCAGCGAGGCCATTGCGCAAGCCCTCGCAGGCTAA